From bacterium, a single genomic window includes:
- the groL gene encoding chaperonin GroEL (60 kDa chaperone family; promotes refolding of misfolded polypeptides especially under stressful conditions; forms two stacked rings of heptamers to form a barrel-shaped 14mer; ends can be capped by GroES; misfolded proteins enter the barrel where they are refolded when GroES binds) — protein MAAKIIEYSIDAREKIKAGVTKLANVVKVTLGPKGRNVILERKFGSPLITKDGVTVAKEIELEDPFENLGAQLVKEVASKTSDVAGDGTTTATVLAEVIFLDGLKNITAGANPQALRRGFEKATKAIVDELEKMAKDISDSQEIANVAAISANNDMEIGKLIAEAMDKVGKEGVITVEEAKGTETTLEVVEGMQFDRGYISPYFITDPEKMEAVLEEPYILIHDKKISSVKDILPLLEQIFNAGKPLLVIAEDVEGEALATLVVNKLRGTMKVCAVKAPGFGDRRKQMLQDIAILTGGQVISEELGFKLENTKIEQLGRADKVVVDKDNTTIVGGKGDPEMIKARINEIRTLIDKATSDWDREKLQERLAKLAGGVAVIKVGAPTETDMKEKKARVEDALHATRAAVEEGIVPGGGVALIRTIPVLDKVRKDLKGDEKIATVILKKALAEPLKQIANNAGYEGSVVVNEVMSKDGDYGFNAETEKYENLLQSGVIDPKKVVRIALENAVSIASLLLTTEALVVEKPEKKEKPPMPSPGEYEY, from the coding sequence ATGGCTGCAAAAATTATAGAGTACTCGATAGATGCCCGCGAAAAGATTAAAGCTGGCGTAACCAAGCTGGCAAATGTGGTCAAGGTAACGCTTGGACCAAAGGGAAGAAATGTTATACTCGAGAGGAAGTTCGGTTCACCGTTGATAACGAAAGATGGCGTGACAGTCGCCAAGGAGATTGAGCTTGAGGACCCATTCGAAAACCTTGGTGCACAGCTCGTGAAGGAGGTAGCAAGCAAAACATCAGATGTCGCGGGTGATGGGACAACCACAGCCACTGTCCTCGCTGAGGTGATCTTCCTCGATGGACTAAAGAACATCACGGCGGGTGCGAACCCTCAGGCTCTGAGGAGAGGTTTTGAGAAAGCGACAAAGGCTATAGTGGACGAGCTCGAGAAAATGGCGAAGGATATCTCTGATTCCCAGGAGATCGCAAATGTTGCCGCTATTTCCGCGAACAACGACATGGAGATAGGAAAGCTCATTGCGGAGGCGATGGATAAGGTCGGGAAAGAGGGCGTGATAACGGTTGAGGAGGCTAAAGGAACGGAGACAACTCTTGAGGTGGTTGAGGGTATGCAGTTTGACCGTGGTTACATTTCCCCCTACTTCATAACCGACCCCGAGAAAATGGAGGCTGTGCTTGAGGAGCCTTACATTCTCATCCACGACAAAAAAATAAGTTCTGTAAAGGATATACTGCCGCTTCTCGAACAAATATTCAATGCTGGGAAACCGTTGCTCGTTATAGCTGAGGATGTCGAGGGTGAAGCGCTGGCGACGCTCGTTGTGAACAAACTCCGCGGAACGATGAAGGTGTGCGCAGTCAAAGCCCCCGGATTCGGCGATAGAAGAAAGCAGATGCTTCAGGATATAGCGATACTTACTGGGGGACAGGTTATATCCGAGGAGCTCGGATTCAAACTCGAAAACACAAAGATAGAGCAGCTCGGCCGTGCAGATAAGGTGGTTGTGGACAAGGATAATACAACTATAGTTGGTGGGAAAGGTGACCCTGAGATGATTAAAGCCAGAATAAACGAGATACGAACACTCATAGATAAGGCGACTTCCGATTGGGACCGTGAAAAACTTCAGGAGAGACTTGCCAAGCTTGCTGGTGGTGTCGCGGTAATAAAGGTTGGTGCTCCCACCGAGACCGACATGAAGGAGAAGAAAGCCCGCGTTGAGGACGCTTTGCATGCTACCCGTGCAGCAGTAGAAGAGGGAATAGTTCCCGGTGGTGGTGTAGCGCTCATAAGGACCATTCCTGTGCTCGATAAGGTCAGAAAAGACCTGAAAGGCGATGAGAAGATAGCAACGGTTATTCTTAAGAAGGCTCTCGCTGAACCGCTGAAACAGATAGCTAACAATGCGGGTTATGAGGGGTCAGTAGTGGTTAATGAGGTCATGAGCAAAGATGGCGACTACGGATTCAATGCTGAGACCGAAAAATACGAAAATCTGCTGCAATCGGGTGTTATTGACCCGAAAAAGGTGGTGCGAATAGCGCTCGAGAATGCGGTATCTATAGCATCCCTACTGCTTACGACAGAGGCGCTTGTGGTTGAGAAGCCCGAGAAGAAAGAGAAACCGCCTATGCCATCGCCGGGTGAATACGAGTATTGA
- the groES gene encoding co-chaperone GroES, whose protein sequence is MKIKPMYDRILVKPIEVEVKKGGIIIPDTAKERPQQGEVIEVGEGRINDEGKIVPLKVKKGDKILFAKYAGTEIEIDDEEYLIMRESDVLAIIE, encoded by the coding sequence ATGAAAATTAAACCGATGTACGACCGAATTCTCGTGAAACCCATTGAGGTAGAGGTAAAAAAGGGTGGAATAATAATCCCCGATACTGCCAAGGAAAGACCGCAGCAGGGCGAAGTCATCGAGGTCGGTGAAGGCAGAATAAACGATGAGGGAAAAATTGTCCCACTTAAAGTGAAGAAGGGTGATAAAATTCTTTTTGCCAAGTACGCTGGAACTGAGATAGAGATAGACGACGAGGAATATCTCATAATGCGCGAGTCAGATGTGCTCGCGATAATAGAATAA
- a CDS encoding T9SS type A sorting domain-containing protein translates to MKKSLAINFILFISLFCIEWQPAGPGGGGAMFVPAVSPHNPNLMFISCDMGGVYRSTDGGTSWHMINFRQLKNSIACPPVFHPVDSLTMWDDCYRNWRYYINISTDGGETWDSVWRSPRKILALHCLRDTPLCVLASVQDSGIYRSVDGVSFALTYRVKNVFKFDENDSGVFACSETLLLRSTDRGVSFSNIPLPAGITASNEIVDIAASGEKLFVLSPSTLWCSSDCGISWRTCINSSSYERGNFQFVRAAGNFVWVTTDNSGRKQPTALLSTDGGITFSEVFFCNSSWGDVPNLAHGWISLDYSCGWGGAAIGFTICRTNPKIALWTDMGRALATFSAGTSWAAVYTEFADTGSRRDGAKWRSVGLEVTTSWDLYISKTRPGRMRIAYTDISGAISDDGGATWQIAFEGIPTTWRNTNYDLEYDSTTGILWGAFSGLHDIKGGWSANFWNRSGHGGVAYSTDQGKSWIALHGGLPDKPVTSIAIDYTSPPTARRIYAAVWSDGIWRSTDGGRTWERCSRGLDCGSGTSTAHGPNTHMVEVKVHPTGTVFALKTKYIRPDYIIKNDGGLWKSTDGGDNWECISTNVADCPPVSWIDSAGEHSWADPISFVLDPLNVDHIWVCAQNCNNGKVQGGLYETTDGGRNWTRILRIYGALTLTKSTYYPNTFYLGTARNGIMVSTDGGVTWSEITNFPFETVTKITEDPFDSNVIWINTFGGGVWKGYIHGTGIINKNEKYNNMKCTISIYPNPFNNAISILADYDATIRIITINGRIVYSGKIAKKSRFIWYPRELNSGIYILEASAGNSKIYRKVLYIK, encoded by the coding sequence ATGAAAAAATCTTTGGCGATTAATTTTATTCTATTCATCAGTTTATTCTGCATAGAATGGCAACCTGCAGGTCCCGGAGGCGGCGGAGCAATGTTTGTTCCTGCTGTATCGCCCCATAACCCAAACCTAATGTTCATATCCTGCGACATGGGTGGTGTATATAGAAGCACCGATGGTGGTACAAGCTGGCACATGATTAATTTCAGACAATTAAAAAATTCAATAGCCTGCCCACCTGTTTTTCACCCTGTTGACTCGCTGACAATGTGGGATGATTGCTACAGAAACTGGCGGTATTACATAAATATATCGACCGACGGCGGAGAAACATGGGATTCCGTATGGCGTTCACCGAGGAAAATATTGGCTCTTCATTGCCTAAGGGACACACCGCTCTGCGTGTTGGCGTCGGTGCAGGACTCGGGGATATATAGAAGCGTGGACGGAGTTTCTTTCGCGTTAACATATCGAGTAAAAAATGTGTTCAAATTCGACGAAAACGATTCAGGAGTCTTCGCGTGCTCTGAAACGCTGCTCCTTCGCTCAACTGACAGGGGCGTTTCGTTCAGCAACATCCCACTCCCAGCTGGAATAACAGCTTCGAATGAGATAGTTGACATAGCGGCAAGCGGCGAAAAACTTTTCGTTCTCTCGCCATCCACACTCTGGTGTTCGAGCGATTGCGGGATAAGCTGGCGGACATGTATTAACTCGTCTTCCTACGAACGAGGAAATTTCCAATTCGTGCGGGCAGCGGGAAACTTCGTCTGGGTAACCACAGACAACAGCGGCAGGAAACAGCCAACCGCGCTTCTTTCCACCGATGGCGGAATTACATTTAGTGAAGTATTTTTCTGCAACAGTTCCTGGGGTGATGTTCCCAATCTCGCTCATGGCTGGATTTCGCTTGATTATAGCTGTGGCTGGGGCGGTGCAGCCATAGGATTCACTATCTGCCGAACCAATCCAAAAATAGCACTCTGGACAGATATGGGGCGCGCGCTCGCAACATTTAGCGCCGGGACAAGCTGGGCAGCAGTATACACCGAATTCGCGGATACCGGCTCACGAAGGGATGGCGCAAAGTGGCGCTCGGTAGGGCTTGAGGTAACGACATCGTGGGATCTATACATATCAAAAACGAGACCCGGCAGAATGAGAATAGCGTATACAGACATAAGCGGAGCGATAAGCGATGATGGAGGCGCAACATGGCAAATAGCTTTTGAGGGAATACCGACAACCTGGCGAAACACAAACTACGACCTCGAATACGACTCGACAACCGGCATTCTTTGGGGAGCTTTCTCGGGTCTTCACGATATAAAAGGTGGCTGGAGTGCGAATTTCTGGAACAGAAGCGGACATGGCGGCGTCGCCTACTCAACTGACCAAGGCAAGTCATGGATAGCTCTTCATGGTGGTCTCCCGGATAAGCCAGTAACATCCATAGCCATCGATTATACATCTCCTCCAACCGCGAGAAGAATATATGCTGCTGTTTGGTCGGATGGCATATGGCGAAGCACCGACGGCGGAAGAACATGGGAAAGATGCTCACGAGGACTCGATTGCGGAAGTGGCACGTCCACGGCGCATGGTCCGAACACACACATGGTGGAAGTAAAAGTTCACCCTACAGGCACAGTTTTCGCGCTCAAAACAAAATATATACGACCAGACTATATAATAAAAAATGACGGTGGTTTGTGGAAATCCACTGACGGCGGAGACAATTGGGAATGTATATCGACAAATGTTGCCGACTGTCCACCCGTTTCATGGATAGACAGTGCTGGCGAGCATTCGTGGGCGGACCCTATATCGTTCGTTCTTGACCCTTTAAATGTGGACCACATATGGGTTTGTGCACAAAACTGCAACAACGGAAAAGTTCAGGGCGGATTGTACGAGACAACGGATGGTGGTAGAAATTGGACACGAATATTGAGAATATATGGTGCGCTCACTTTAACTAAATCTACATACTATCCCAATACATTTTATCTTGGCACAGCAAGAAACGGTATTATGGTCTCTACTGATGGGGGAGTTACATGGAGCGAAATAACAAACTTTCCGTTCGAAACCGTAACTAAAATTACTGAAGACCCATTCGATAGTAATGTAATCTGGATAAACACTTTCGGTGGCGGTGTATGGAAAGGATATATACATGGAACGGGTATAATAAATAAAAATGAAAAATATAACAATATGAAGTGCACAATTTCTATATACCCAAATCCATTCAATAATGCTATTTCGATTCTTGCTGACTATGATGCAACAATCAGAATAATAACTATAAACGGGCGAATTGTTTACAGCGGGAAAATAGCGAAAAAATCGCGTTTTATATGGTATCCTCGTGAGCTTAATTCAGGTATATATATTCTCGAGGCCTCTGCTGGAAATAGCAAAATATATAGAAAAGTATTATATATAAAATAA
- a CDS encoding OsmC family protein, producing the protein MGKKVTVEILQVDGLTLVGKADSGHWVVFDADESHGGHNAAIRPFETFLVSLAACTAMDVISILKKMRIPLKRLAMRLEAEREDDHPKVPKYIKLNYTISVDSPDAVDISKVKRAITLSQDKYCSVSAVVRMAGIKVDWDFEVTE; encoded by the coding sequence ATGGGCAAAAAAGTTACCGTTGAAATCCTGCAGGTTGACGGATTAACGCTTGTAGGGAAAGCTGACTCGGGGCACTGGGTCGTTTTTGACGCTGACGAGTCCCACGGTGGTCATAATGCTGCGATAAGACCTTTTGAAACATTTCTCGTTAGCCTCGCAGCTTGCACAGCTATGGATGTTATAAGCATACTTAAGAAAATGCGGATACCACTTAAGCGCCTTGCAATGAGGCTTGAGGCGGAAAGGGAAGATGATCATCCAAAGGTTCCCAAATATATAAAATTGAATTACACTATTTCGGTGGATTCGCCTGATGCAGTTGATATAAGTAAGGTAAAGAGAGCCATAACTCTTTCGCAGGACAAATACTGCTCGGTATCTGCAGTGGTAAGAATGGCTGGCATAAAGGTCGACTGGGATTTCGAGGTAACTGAGTAG
- a CDS encoding TlpA family protein disulfide reductase, with the protein MNKNKVAKILLTGFMLSLLAFYGCGGSKESKSKQATEKVESLYEKQKPQAANLLEQIKAPDIELPSLSGKRVRLSDHRGKVIILDFWATWCAPCRYEIPGFVRLMKKYKGKPFIVIGVNLDSRVPKETVKKISKKLGINYPVLLGMANPEMVRRFGNISSIPTTFIIDKNGNIRHKVIGYRPESFFDQWVRKLIEEPVTKK; encoded by the coding sequence ATGAACAAAAACAAAGTAGCAAAAATTCTTCTGACTGGCTTTATGTTGTCTTTGCTTGCCTTTTACGGATGTGGCGGGTCAAAAGAGAGCAAGTCCAAGCAGGCGACTGAAAAAGTTGAGAGCTTGTATGAGAAGCAAAAGCCACAGGCGGCGAATCTTTTGGAACAGATTAAAGCCCCAGACATAGAGCTACCATCACTATCCGGGAAAAGAGTTCGGCTATCCGACCACAGGGGCAAGGTGATAATACTCGATTTTTGGGCGACATGGTGCGCCCCTTGCCGATACGAAATACCGGGCTTCGTGAGATTAATGAAAAAATACAAGGGGAAACCTTTTATCGTTATAGGAGTTAATCTTGACAGCAGAGTGCCGAAAGAGACAGTTAAGAAGATTTCCAAAAAGCTTGGCATAAATTATCCCGTTTTGCTCGGGATGGCTAATCCTGAAATGGTAAGGAGATTCGGGAACATTTCGTCTATTCCCACGACATTCATAATCGATAAAAACGGCAACATAAGGCACAAAGTTATTGGCTACAGGCCAGAAAGCTTTTTCGACCAGTGGGTGAGGAAATTAATAGAGGAACCAGTAACGAAAAAATAG
- the trxA gene encoding thioredoxin, which translates to MAGIPKVTHADFEEKVLKSELPVLIDFSGVWCAPCKMIEPFVEKIAKEYEGRLKVYELDVDESPQIAAKYQILSIPALLIFKDGVPVKSIVGAVPYKVIKKKVEEVIGK; encoded by the coding sequence ATGGCGGGTATTCCAAAAGTAACACACGCTGATTTCGAGGAGAAGGTCCTAAAATCGGAGCTCCCCGTTTTGATTGATTTTTCGGGTGTTTGGTGTGCTCCGTGCAAGATGATAGAACCTTTTGTAGAGAAAATAGCTAAGGAGTACGAGGGGCGGCTTAAGGTTTACGAGCTCGATGTGGACGAAAGCCCACAAATAGCCGCTAAATATCAAATATTAAGTATACCGGCACTTTTGATCTTTAAGGATGGTGTTCCAGTAAAGTCAATAGTCGGCGCGGTGCCATACAAGGTGATAAAGAAAAAAGTGGAAGAGGTGATTGGGAAATGA